A section of the Cryobacterium soli genome encodes:
- a CDS encoding HNH endonuclease family protein produces the protein MAIAIAWAVGYVSTGQAAPTIGWDTGARQTTAPPTDGGPASGTTAPASTAPAPAAPANSAPTYSGTEALALVAALPDAVWSDDGSYAGNRTALFGDAWAYDFDQNGCDTRNDILTRDLVAADVDPSTCRVYTGTLTDPYTGETIDFVRGQDTSALVQIDHLLPLKAVYATGGEAWTAEKRQALANDPVNLLAVKGTENSSKSDSLPSDWLPGFYPDVSDRHDLGQRVVWDDLPADTSLQCWYIDKLVPVFVAYDLGVTPEDRAAMTAVLETCPA, from the coding sequence GTGGCGATCGCCATCGCCTGGGCAGTCGGCTACGTTTCCACCGGCCAGGCCGCTCCCACCATCGGCTGGGACACCGGAGCGCGGCAGACCACCGCCCCGCCCACCGACGGCGGTCCTGCCTCCGGCACCACCGCGCCGGCTTCCACCGCGCCAGCGCCGGCCGCACCCGCGAACAGCGCGCCGACCTACTCCGGCACCGAGGCCCTCGCCCTGGTGGCGGCGCTGCCCGACGCCGTCTGGAGCGACGACGGCAGCTACGCGGGCAACCGCACGGCTCTGTTCGGCGATGCCTGGGCGTACGACTTCGACCAGAACGGCTGCGACACCCGCAACGACATCCTCACCCGCGATCTCGTGGCCGCAGACGTCGACCCGTCGACCTGCCGCGTGTACACGGGCACCCTCACCGACCCGTACACGGGCGAGACGATCGACTTCGTGCGCGGGCAGGACACCTCGGCCCTCGTGCAGATAGACCACCTGTTGCCGCTGAAGGCGGTCTACGCCACCGGGGGTGAGGCCTGGACGGCCGAGAAACGGCAGGCCCTGGCCAACGACCCGGTGAACCTGCTGGCGGTCAAGGGCACCGAGAACTCGTCGAAGTCCGATTCGCTGCCCAGCGACTGGCTACCGGGCTTCTACCCCGACGTCTCCGACCGGCACGACCTGGGTCAGCGCGTGGTCTGGGATGACCTGCCCGCCGACACGAGCCTGCAGTGCTGGTACATCGACAAGCTCGTTCCGGTCTTCGTGGCCTACGACCTCGGCGTCACCCCCGAAGACCGCGCCGCGATGACGGCCGTGCTGGAGACCTGCCCCGCCTGA
- the clpS gene encoding ATP-dependent Clp protease adapter ClpS, which translates to MPTTDERLLTREAVSLDRPWVTVVWDDPVNLMSYVAYVFRSYFGVPAAEAERLMLQVHNNGRAIVATGNRESMERHVEAMHGYGLWATLDRAEE; encoded by the coding sequence GTGCCCACAACCGACGAAAGACTGCTCACCCGAGAGGCCGTCTCCCTGGACCGGCCCTGGGTCACCGTGGTCTGGGACGACCCGGTCAACCTGATGTCCTATGTCGCCTACGTCTTCCGCAGCTACTTCGGGGTTCCGGCCGCCGAGGCGGAACGCCTCATGCTGCAGGTGCACAACAACGGGCGCGCGATCGTGGCCACCGGCAACCGGGAATCGATGGAACGGCACGTGGAGGCCATGCACGGCTACGGCCTCTGGGCCACACTGGACCGGGCCGAAGAGTGA
- a CDS encoding DUF2017 family protein — MDFRREDSGTVSAMFEPVEADLLRQVAGQLIRMLESIDTDDPASFSLGTVSRLLPAAYPDDPEASAEFRRFTADGLLDGKIANARSVITLLGAEPPDAPEHDPLPVPVVLEPAAVQSWLRTLTDLRLVIAERLQVDDRGIPRLHDDQSGFLGEVYDWLGMVQESLVYAIDA, encoded by the coding sequence ATGGACTTCCGCCGCGAAGACTCCGGCACGGTCTCGGCGATGTTCGAACCCGTCGAAGCCGACCTGCTCCGCCAGGTCGCCGGTCAGCTGATCCGGATGCTCGAGAGCATCGACACCGACGACCCCGCATCGTTCAGCCTGGGCACTGTGAGCCGGCTCCTGCCCGCCGCCTACCCCGACGACCCCGAGGCCAGCGCCGAGTTCCGCCGGTTCACGGCCGACGGCCTGCTCGACGGCAAGATCGCCAACGCCCGCTCGGTTATCACCCTGCTCGGTGCCGAACCGCCGGATGCGCCGGAGCACGACCCGCTTCCGGTTCCCGTCGTGCTCGAACCGGCGGCGGTGCAGTCGTGGCTGCGCACCCTCACCGACCTCAGGCTGGTGATCGCCGAACGCCTGCAGGTCGACGACCGGGGTATCCCCCGGCTACACGACGACCAGAGCGGCTTCCTGGGCGAGGTCTACGACTGGCTCGGCATGGTGCAGGAGTCACTGGTGTACGCCATCGACGCCTAG
- a CDS encoding nucleotide disphospho-sugar-binding domain-containing protein produces the protein MTLLIISPDYASHLFPLATLGTAWRTNGERVVVASGPATAGIVADFGFERVNLQLGRGSNPGTIRAEDQPTGEDDALRGFFDATRVGLVETLRFQAEARSSDLLWNPVAVAREVQRIVAEVQPDQVIVDHLAFSARLALISAGVRHADVVLGHPTALPVGDEVYGYPSAWPAAFSPDPLELVQLRQLCERVRDDFTLQWNDALLQLDPAAPPSGDAFTETGDVLLLNYPAELHAEERTALLPEHAFLGSAVRSEADDPEVSAWLASGDDRPLVYVSFGSFLSVRGDVLARVAEALRGIDVRVAIAVGSTAAAELGPLPDSWLVRSFLPQVTVLGHAALAVTHGGNNSVTEAMTAGVPLLVLPFSTDQFAGAAALDDAGFGLSLDPNTAGPDALRQAAVALLGLSGETRERLRALSAALADGAGPQRAYAALQTVPRAA, from the coding sequence ATGACCCTCCTGATCATCAGCCCCGACTATGCCTCGCACCTCTTCCCGCTCGCGACCCTCGGCACAGCCTGGCGCACAAACGGCGAACGCGTTGTGGTCGCCAGCGGGCCGGCCACGGCCGGCATCGTGGCGGACTTCGGCTTTGAACGGGTGAACCTGCAGCTGGGTCGGGGGTCCAACCCCGGCACTATCCGTGCCGAAGACCAGCCCACCGGCGAGGATGACGCCCTGCGCGGTTTCTTCGACGCCACCAGGGTGGGCCTGGTGGAAACCCTCCGGTTCCAGGCCGAGGCGCGCAGCAGCGACCTGCTCTGGAACCCGGTGGCCGTGGCCCGCGAAGTGCAGCGCATCGTGGCCGAGGTGCAGCCCGATCAGGTGATCGTGGACCACCTGGCCTTCAGCGCCCGGCTCGCCCTGATCAGTGCAGGGGTGCGGCACGCCGACGTCGTGCTCGGACATCCCACCGCCTTACCGGTGGGCGACGAGGTCTACGGCTATCCGTCGGCCTGGCCGGCCGCGTTCAGCCCCGACCCCCTCGAACTGGTGCAGCTACGGCAGCTCTGCGAGCGGGTGCGGGACGACTTCACGCTGCAGTGGAACGATGCCCTGTTGCAGCTGGACCCGGCCGCTCCGCCCAGCGGAGACGCCTTCACCGAAACCGGGGATGTGCTGCTGCTGAACTATCCGGCCGAGCTGCACGCGGAGGAGCGCACGGCGCTGCTGCCCGAACACGCCTTCCTCGGCTCCGCCGTGCGTTCGGAGGCCGACGACCCCGAGGTGTCCGCCTGGTTGGCCTCAGGTGACGACCGCCCGCTGGTGTACGTCAGCTTCGGCAGCTTCCTGTCGGTGCGCGGCGATGTCCTCGCCCGTGTGGCCGAGGCCCTGCGCGGCATCGATGTGCGAGTGGCGATCGCCGTCGGCTCCACCGCCGCGGCCGAGCTGGGCCCGCTGCCGGATTCCTGGCTGGTGCGCTCGTTCCTGCCCCAGGTGACGGTGCTCGGGCACGCGGCCCTGGCCGTGACACACGGCGGCAACAACTCGGTCACCGAGGCCATGACGGCCGGTGTGCCGTTGCTTGTGCTGCCATTCTCCACCGACCAGTTCGCCGGAGCCGCGGCTCTCGACGACGCCGGTTTCGGGCTTTCCCTCGACCCCAACACGGCCGGCCCGGATGCGCTGCGGCAGGCTGCCGTGGCCCTGCTGGGGTTGTCGGGCGAAACCCGGGAGCGGCTGCGGGCGCTCAGTGCGGCGCTGGCAGACGGCGCGGGACCGCAGCGCGCCTATGCGGCGCTGCAGACGGTGCCGCGCGCCGCCTGA
- a CDS encoding glycosyltransferase, whose translation MGTHTTLDSIRQAGSILAGIRSADDLTIAASRDGGNRAVRLLAQAALDPADQLTAIAAVHALAQVFDESADDVLVSLLEHDSAFLREHAAWAFGTRLPRFDAIAGLFRMVVAGGFSGMIAQRTLEQWAASAPEHVALAAEGAMLGVAEPAARARLVETIGLIGGRIPQRMLRRIAADPAEALDPRAAAVAALGDFPATDANVAVVTDLARGDDDLADVARLALLDLTVPAYPRAPWSSGQTVAQLFLHADIDRELSQVGSGDNGGIATLLVRLGDALVAGGGAAYSPAGQFDAHPLDSARLDPDRPGTSVDRVLTLSRGGPADALACLPEVSSTLSGHAFATVPFLGAPISSADAWPRRVAVQRGIRRILRAAGSVDVLHLRMADVGTLAASSVARELEIPVVFTVAPDPHSVINAMDAAGSLTRANFGAVDEVEHFWFRARLVQRIAADAAHTVLFPRPELERDMRELVGIDITAHPERHSVVAEGIDLTVIERSVSAAVAADPADFADLDALLATLPEHRRQLPLAVTVGRLHRVKGMATLVHAWADDAALRERCNLLIVGGDLENPSFDERGQLELIGTAVPLDAAADHGLLLAGHRANDAVARWLAAARYGRPGLAAPNGVYVCASMKEEFGIALLEAMATGLTVVAPDAGGPATYVEDGTTGILVNTADAAELSDGITQALDLAAGPFGEEFAQRAADMVAGTFAIQAMAGTLAEVYHSVAEAQQALDWALSAS comes from the coding sequence GTGGGAACTCACACGACGCTGGATTCGATACGACAGGCAGGCAGCATCCTGGCCGGTATCCGCTCTGCAGACGACCTCACCATCGCCGCGTCCCGCGACGGCGGTAACCGTGCCGTGCGGCTGCTCGCCCAGGCCGCCCTCGACCCGGCCGACCAGCTCACCGCCATCGCGGCCGTGCATGCCCTGGCCCAGGTGTTCGACGAGTCCGCCGACGATGTGCTCGTCTCGCTGCTCGAGCACGACTCGGCGTTCCTGCGCGAGCACGCCGCCTGGGCATTCGGCACCCGGCTGCCGCGCTTCGACGCCATCGCGGGGCTGTTCCGCATGGTGGTGGCCGGCGGCTTCTCCGGCATGATCGCCCAGCGCACCCTCGAGCAGTGGGCGGCCTCCGCGCCCGAGCACGTGGCCCTGGCCGCCGAGGGCGCCATGCTCGGCGTGGCCGAGCCGGCCGCCCGCGCCCGTCTCGTCGAGACGATCGGCCTCATCGGCGGCCGCATCCCGCAGCGGATGCTGCGCCGTATCGCGGCCGACCCCGCCGAGGCCCTCGACCCCCGGGCCGCGGCCGTCGCCGCCCTCGGCGACTTCCCGGCCACCGACGCCAACGTCGCCGTGGTGACCGACCTCGCCCGCGGCGACGACGACCTCGCCGACGTGGCCCGCCTCGCCTTGCTGGACCTCACCGTTCCCGCCTACCCGCGCGCGCCGTGGAGCAGCGGGCAGACCGTGGCCCAGCTGTTCCTGCACGCCGACATCGACCGTGAACTCAGCCAGGTCGGTTCGGGCGACAACGGCGGAATCGCCACCCTGCTGGTGCGCCTGGGCGACGCCCTCGTGGCCGGCGGCGGCGCGGCCTACTCCCCGGCCGGCCAGTTCGATGCTCACCCGCTCGACTCGGCACGGCTCGACCCCGACCGGCCCGGCACCAGCGTCGACCGCGTCCTCACCCTGTCGCGCGGCGGCCCCGCCGACGCCCTGGCCTGCCTGCCCGAGGTGAGCTCGACGCTCTCCGGGCACGCCTTCGCGACCGTCCCCTTCCTCGGGGCGCCCATCTCCTCGGCCGATGCCTGGCCGCGACGGGTGGCCGTGCAGCGCGGCATCCGCCGGATTCTGCGCGCCGCCGGCAGCGTTGACGTGCTGCACCTCCGGATGGCCGACGTGGGTACCCTCGCGGCCTCCTCCGTCGCCCGCGAGCTGGAGATCCCGGTGGTCTTCACGGTCGCCCCGGACCCGCACAGCGTGATCAACGCGATGGATGCCGCGGGCTCGCTCACCCGCGCCAACTTCGGCGCCGTCGACGAGGTCGAACACTTCTGGTTCCGGGCCCGGCTGGTGCAGCGGATCGCGGCCGACGCCGCGCACACCGTGCTCTTCCCGCGCCCCGAACTGGAGCGCGACATGCGCGAACTCGTGGGCATTGACATCACCGCGCATCCCGAGCGGCACTCCGTGGTCGCGGAGGGCATCGACCTGACCGTGATCGAGCGGTCGGTGTCCGCCGCGGTCGCGGCCGACCCGGCCGACTTCGCCGACCTCGACGCGCTACTGGCCACCCTGCCAGAGCACCGGCGGCAGCTGCCGCTCGCCGTCACCGTGGGCCGGCTGCACCGAGTGAAGGGAATGGCCACTCTCGTGCACGCCTGGGCCGACGACGCGGCCCTGCGTGAGCGGTGCAACCTGCTGATCGTGGGCGGCGACCTCGAGAACCCGTCGTTCGATGAACGCGGACAGCTGGAGCTGATCGGTACCGCGGTGCCCCTGGACGCCGCCGCCGACCACGGTCTGCTGCTCGCCGGACACCGGGCCAACGACGCTGTGGCCCGCTGGCTGGCCGCCGCCCGGTACGGCAGGCCCGGATTGGCCGCGCCGAACGGCGTCTACGTGTGCGCGAGTATGAAGGAGGAATTCGGCATAGCCCTGCTCGAGGCGATGGCGACGGGACTGACCGTCGTGGCGCCTGATGCGGGCGGACCGGCCACCTACGTGGAAGACGGCACCACAGGCATCCTGGTGAACACCGCCGACGCCGCCGAGCTCTCCGACGGCATCACCCAGGCACTCGATCTGGCAGCGGGCCCGTTCGGCGAGGAATTCGCCCAGCGCGCCGCCGACATGGTCGCCGGAACCTTCGCCATCCAGGCCATGGCCGGCACCCTTGCGGAGGTCTACCATTCGGTCGCCGAAGCGCAGCAGGCCCTCGACTGGGCATTGAGCGCCTCATGA
- a CDS encoding SDR family NAD(P)-dependent oxidoreductase, with protein MTIDSEAQAQAQIQTQAESPTETQTATSAGPVAQAARVTSPGTVSATDEESTPPAPVALVTGAGSIIGRAVVARLLENGYAVAGVDTKETALLGDRHVVSVGDMGTERDARLAVSHTIETFGRLDAAVLLADIGSSRTLQMPGSIAEGEHLLARNLNSIALGIQAAVEGFSLDGHRSIVATASVAGLLADPGNWAYHASKIAMIDLVRSSALTYAARDIRINNVASGLVRADLGDENLSDQIFGRDFSRRIPLCRLADAREVASVIAFLLSPAASYVTGTTLAVDGGLTASAGIVF; from the coding sequence ATGACAATCGACAGCGAGGCCCAGGCCCAGGCCCAGATCCAGACCCAGGCGGAGTCCCCGACAGAGACACAGACTGCGACCTCGGCCGGACCGGTCGCCCAGGCCGCACGCGTCACGTCACCGGGTACGGTCAGCGCGACTGACGAGGAATCCACGCCCCCGGCTCCGGTGGCCCTCGTCACCGGAGCCGGCTCGATCATCGGTCGCGCCGTGGTCGCCCGGCTGCTGGAGAACGGCTACGCCGTGGCCGGAGTCGATACCAAGGAGACTGCGCTCCTGGGCGATCGGCACGTCGTGTCGGTGGGAGACATGGGTACCGAGCGCGACGCTCGCCTCGCCGTGTCCCACACCATCGAGACCTTCGGTCGGCTCGATGCAGCCGTGCTTCTGGCCGACATCGGAAGCTCCCGCACGCTGCAGATGCCCGGTTCCATCGCCGAGGGTGAGCATCTGCTGGCCCGCAACCTCAACAGCATCGCCCTGGGCATCCAGGCGGCCGTCGAGGGGTTCTCGCTCGACGGACACCGCAGCATCGTCGCGACGGCCTCCGTGGCCGGGTTGCTCGCGGATCCGGGAAACTGGGCCTATCACGCTTCGAAAATCGCGATGATCGACCTCGTGCGGTCGTCGGCGTTGACCTATGCCGCCCGCGACATCCGGATCAACAATGTGGCCTCTGGCCTGGTGCGGGCGGACCTCGGCGACGAGAACCTGTCCGACCAGATCTTCGGCCGGGATTTTTCGCGGCGTATCCCGCTCTGCCGGCTCGCGGATGCCCGCGAGGTCGCGTCGGTCATCGCCTTCCTGCTCTCGCCGGCGGCGTCGTACGTGACGGGAACGACCCTCGCGGTGGACGGCGGCCTGACGGCGTCGGCCGGGATCGTCTTCTGA